The genomic window CTTCTCGTCTCGTTAACTTGAACTCCTTCTTTATCATCCTCACTATTTCCTCAAAAGTATGTTTGCCATCCGCTAAATCCCAAACCATCGTCCCTATCTTGTCAAGCACAAGTTGTTTCTTCTCAGGAGGATTAAAAACAAAGGAGAGCACCCTCCCTACCCAATCCTTCCTCCTCGGTATCTGAATCACAACTTCACCTTCCTCGTTTTTGCTCCACTCCAAATACGGATTGCGAATGGGAAGCGTCCAAAGTGCCTCCTTTTTGCTTAACGCCGGCCTTTTCTTCTTCAGGAAGAATGGCATCTTATGCTCTCTTTGACCTCCTCAAATATCATTATATCTTTTTTCGCCTTCATTTCCAAGAGGAAAATTTTATCTTCCTGCTCGCAGTACCAAGAAAAAAGCTTTATTATCTCTCCAACGAGGGGAAGTTCTCCAAACAATCTTCTCTTCCCTTTCGCACCTAAAGCCGAATGTCCTCTAAAGGACTCTTCGTAGAGGGAAAGAGAGAAACCCTTGCTCCTCTTTAGGAATTCTCTTTTAGCCCAATCGCTGAACTCGTAGCCAGCGAGAAATCTCTCCGCTATGCTATATCTCTCCACTTTCATCTTCGTCTTATGGGGTCCGTTAAAGGATAATTGAATGAAGCCGGCAAGGAGTTTCTGGTCGCTGAGTTTGAATTCCTCGGGGAGCTCCACTTGCAAGCCGTAGAGAGCCCAAAGGTTTCTCCCCATTTGGGAATGGTCCTCAATCGTTGAGAGTATATGACTCGCTCCGGGAGGGATATTCGTTCCAGCTACCTGTGCCATTACAATTTTACCACAGGTTTTGCAATGCCACACCCTGCCAATTCCCCTTTTATCACTGCGCCAGGAGAAAACCAATGTTTCCCTATCGCTCCTTTCCAAATAGGGCGGAGCTTTCTTCTTTCGCAAGTTGAGGTTGATTTTCTTTTTCCTTGCTTCCTTCTCTATGCGAGCGAGGAAGTTCTCCAAAGCGTCCTCTAAGATGAGGGTTGGCTTTGGACGAACCCACCATTTTATCTCCACATAGGAGGAGCCATAGGGGTCGTCTATGCGAATATATTCGGGATGGTCCTCGCCTCCAACGCTTGCAACAGACCAATCCTCGGGCACTTCCACTACTATCCCACGCCAACCTATTTTCGTTAACTTCTTCAGTTGTGCCATCTTAAATTAATTATAGATTTTCCCTCCCTCTAATGCAATTCATCGTTTCTATTTCTTCTCTATAAAAATCATATCCCAGAAGAGGCGAGGATTCTTTTCCCTCCCAAGTCCACCTCCCCATTCCATCCAGCTTTTTCTTCCTTGTCCGTCGCTATCGTTCACGATGATGTCCAAGCCTATCCAGGCGCCGGAGGAGATTGGGAAGTTGAGGGAGCGATAGGGGATAGCCGCTTCATAAATTATTTCGTTTCCTTGTCTACCGACGGCGAAGTTGACTTCCTGAATCTCTCCTTCATATGGAATTCCCGGCGCATGGTAAACCCATAAGAGCTTCCCTCTTTGGGTCAGTGCTACACCGCCTTCCGCATAATATACCCCCGCAATGTCCTCAAGAGGTGATAAGCCGAGACCAATCTGGATGCTATCACCCTTCCAGATTTCTCCTCCCAAGTATGGCTGATGGAAGACATCGTCAACGACCCTCATAGCGAAGTAAGCTTGTTCATCATCCCAGAGGAAATAGGCAGTTGCGGATAGGTCATCAGGACCTTTCCAATCACCTTCCTTCTTGGCGAACATATCCAATCTAATGGGGATGGCATCGCTCCACTCACCGGGGGAGAATTGCCCGTCTATCACAGGCGCCTTGGTCGTCTTCAAGCAAGGATAGAAAGTCAACATCCGCTCAAGAGAGAAGGAGATTCCCTCCACTTGGAGAGCGGCTTTTATGCTATAGGGCTCATCATATTCTATCTTGCTTTGGATGGGAACCGATACGCTGTTATCACCAGGCTTGAGGGATATATCTCTCTCCTCGCCGATAGCGAGCTGAGAGGAAGAAATGGAGAGCTTGCCCTGAAGGTTTTGGGAGGTTCTGTTTCTTATAATAAGCTCTAAACTTGGGGAAAGGGTAGGAGAGAGGACGGGCTTGAAGGCTAAGGATATAGGCTGGGTAATTTGTATTTTGGCAGTGGCATATGCCTTTATTCCATCCTGTGTTTGAAGCGAGGCTTTCAGGGGGTATTCTCCCCGTGCATTCATAGGCGGTGTTATCTTGAAGCTCAGATATTGATAGTCGCCGGCGGGAAGCTTATATTCCTTCACTTTGGGGTCAACCTTCCAGCCCTCCGGTATCACAAGGGAAACCTTTCCCTGCGCTGGCTTATTGAAGAGGTTTTCCACGAGGAGTGAGATTTCATTCTCCGTTCCCGCTGTTGCTCTAAATCGGGAGGTGAGGAATTGAACTGGTGGGCTTCCCACATCTATCTTGTCCAAGTCCACTACATAAATTGGCTGAGTGGAGAGATTTAAGAGGAGTTTACCCTCCCTTGGCGTTATTTCCTTCATCTTCCCATACATATCGTAAACCTTCACCTTCTTCGCCTTTGTCTGTAGATTGACGGTTCCCTCTTCCTTTTCCGCCCATAGTACGAGGGTGTAAGCCTTACCCTTTAAGAAAGAGAAGCCCCAGAGATTGTCATCCCATAGGTCAACCTTACCCTGGGGAGTTTTTCCTTCAATGAGGTTCGTCATCGTTTTATAGGCTTGATAAGCCTTCTTCGGGGTAAAGTCTCGCTTGATGATTCCGAAATTCGCCTCAGGGTCGGATGTATCCGTTCCATCATCCCGAAAATCGTACCAGAAGACTTTCTCCACCAACTTGCTACCTATAGCGATGATATATGAGCGAACAAGCATCTTCGCCTGCTCTTCCTCCGATACACCTTTATCGTGAGTTGGCCAGCCAATCTCCGTTATCCAAATCGGAATATCAAGACCGTATCTTTGGAGTAGCGATTTGAGGTTCCTGAGCTCGGAGAGGAAGCCGGTTTCCTCTGGGGAGCGAGGCCATCTATAAGGGTGGACGGAGATGATATCCATGTATTTTCCTCCACCCTCTGCCAAAACCTTCTCTATGAAATCCAAATCAGTGCCAGCGGTGCAGATTCCTATGACCTTAGCTGACGGGTCCACCTTCTTGATTGTAGTATAAGAAGCTTGTAGGAGGGAGAAATAATCACGGGGGTTGGGTTGGGGTTGCCAGAAAACATGGATATTGGGCTCGTTCCATATTTCCCAATGTTTTATCTTGTCCTTATAGCGATTAACAGTTGTGTGGACATAGTTCTTCCAAGCTTCAAGGCGGGGAAGCCAAAACCAGGCTTTTTCCGCTCCCTCCGGAGCGGTGCTTGCCCAAGGGGCACAATAGTCAAGAAGCCCAAACAGGGAGATGCCGTTAGCATAAGCGGTTGCCACCGCTGAATCATATCGGCTATAATCCCATTTCCCTTCCTCTGGCTGGATAACACCCCAGGAGAATTCCTCCCTTGACCATTTCACGCCTATATCCTTTGCCATCTTAGCAGCCTTTTGCATCTCATCGCCCGAGTAGCGGTTGCCGAAATAGATTCCCATACCGAAGGGCGATGTGGGTGAGAGAGCGGAAAAAGCAAGAGGCAATGAGGCAATAAGAGCATAGAGAAACTTCATAATACATTCCTCCTTTCGTAAGTTATTTTACCTTTACAGATAGTTAGTAAAGGAAATCCTTTCAATGTCCATCCATCAAAGGGGTTGTTCTTTCCTTTTGAGTAGAAGCTTTTTACATCAACTTTCAAAGGTTCTGTCCCGATAATTGTGAGGTTGGCTTCCTCTCCTATTTTCAGAGAGCCGAGGTTCAATTCCATAATCCTTGCGGGAGCGGATGTCAGCTTCTCTACGAGTAACTCCAAAGGAAAACCTCCTTCCTCTACTAATTTAGTATAAAGAAGAGGAAAGGCTGTTTCCAAGCCGGAAATTCCGAAGGGAGCGAGGTCGAATTCGACATCCCACTCCTCTTGTGAATGAGGAGCGTGGTCCGTAGCTATGCAATCTATCGTTCCGTCCAGAAGCCCCTCAATCAACGCTTTTCTGTCTTCCTCCGTTCTGAGGGGAGGATTACATTTAGCTCTTGTATCATAGCCCTCAACCGCTTCCTCGGTGAGGACGAGGTGATGAGGGGTTACCTCACAGGTTATGGGCGCTCCCATTTTCTTTCCCCATCTAATCAATGCAAGGGAATTCTTTGTGGAGATATGGCAGATATGGACTCTACAGCCGGTTTCCAGAGAAAGGATAATCGCCCTCGCAACTCCGATTTCCTCAGCTGATTTCGGTATTCCCCTCAGTCCAAGTCTTGTTGCGGTGAAGCCCTCGTTGGCAACTCCTCCCTCCGAGAGGGATTTATCCTCGCAATGAAGCATCACTGTTAGACTGAACATCTTTGCATAAAGCAGGGCATTCCGTAGAAGACCGCTATCTTGAATGGGCATTCCGTCATCGGAGAGGGCTTTAACTCCCGCCTCGGCTAATTCTCCGATTGGGGTGAGTGCTTCGCCTTTCATATCAACCGTGAGCGCTCCTATTGGGAATACATGGAGGGGGAGGTTTTCTGCTTTCCTAAGGATATAGGCTATTTGGGACTTGCTGTGAAGGGGAGGGGAGGTATTAGGCATAGTGAAGAGGGCGCAGAAGCCTCCCGCTACGCCGGCGAGAGCTCCTGTTGTGAGGTCTTCCTTATATTCCTGCCCCGGCTCTCGTAGATGGGAATGAAGGTCTATGAAAGCGGGAAGGACAAGCTTCCCTGATGCGTCATAAGAGGGAACATTCGCTTCAATTCCCTTTTCAATTGCTTGGATTTTTCCCTCTTTAATCAGGATATCAGCGGTTTCCAGGAATTCATTAGAAGGGTCTATAACTTTTCCGCCCTTTATCAAGATGTCCATTACTTCTCACCTAAAAGAGAATGTAGAATCGCCATCCTCACAGCCACGCCGTTCCTGACCTGTTCCAAGATAAGGGATTTTTCTCCATCAACTACGGTTCCCTCAATTTCCACTCCCCTATTGACAGGTCCGGGATGCATAACTATTGCCCTTGGGGCAAGTGAAAGGAGGGAATTGGTAAGGGAAAATAGGCGAGAGTACTCCTCAATAGAGGGAAAGAACTGCTCCTTTTGCCTTTCCCTCTGTATCCTCAGCATATATATCACATCAACATCGCTTATCGCTTCCTCTATTTTGTAGAAAATACGCACGCCGAATTTCTCTATATCTTTTGGGAGAAGAGTGGGAGGAGCGCAGAGGCGAATTTCCCCGTTGAGTTTTTTAATGGCGAAGATGGTGGAGCGAGCGACCCTGCTGTGGAGGATATCTCCTATTATCGCTATCTTCAAGTTCTCTATCGTTCCTTTCGCTTGCTTTATAGTTAAGAGGTCAAGCAAGGTTTGGCTTGGATGTTCGTGCATACCGTCTCCCGCGTTAACAACCCTTGCCCTTTGAAGAACCTTCGTAGCATAAACGCAGGCACCTGATATGCTATGGCGGATGACGAATAGGTCAAAGCCCATACTCTCAAGCGTTAAGAGTGTATCCTTGAAGGATTCGCCCTTCTGAACGCTTGAGACAGCTAAGGAGAAGCTCGCAACATCTCCTCCAAGGAGACGACTCGCCAATTCAAAGGAATGACGAGTGCGGGTGGATGGCTCGTAAAATAGAAGGCAGATTCTCTTGCCCTTTAAAAGGGATAGGGGTTGTTTGCTCTCCCTGTATTCTCCCTCCAACCAATCTCTATACCTCATCCCTAGGTCAACGAGGGCGACGATATCTTCTTTGGATAAGTGTTCCAAACCTATGAGGTGTTTCATTTCTCCGCTTCTTCTATTATGTAGACGGCGTCAACGCCGTCAAGTTCTTTCCACAGGACTTTAACCGTTTCTTTTCGCGATGTGGGGATGTTCTTGCCCACGAAATCCGCCCTAATAGGGAGCTCTCTATGTCCTCTATCAATCAAGACGGCAAGCTGAATGGCGGATGGTCTGCCGAAGTCTATTATCGCATCCATAGCTGCTCGCACCGTTCTTCCCGTGAAGAGGACCTCGTCAACCAAAAGCACCTTCTTGCCCTCAAGGGAGAAGGGAATTTCAGAGCCGATGGGAATTTGCTCTCTTTCCTTTATATCGTCCCTATAAGGGGTGATGTCAAGGTTTCCCACGGGGACATCTTTCCCCTCTATTTCCTTTAGGAAATTGGCTAATCTGTGAGCGAGGGGGATTCCCCTTCTTTTTATCCCGATAATGACGATACCCTCCACGCCCTTATTCTGCTCCACTATTTGGTGGGCGAGGCGAATTATACATCTTCTTATATCTTCCTCATCCATTATAAGTTTTCTTTTTTGGAACATTTTCGCTTTATCATTTGTCTAATGTAATGACGACGAGCAGCTCTATGAGCTTCGCCTGATGGGGGTTTACCAGCTTACTCAACCCAGGCGAGGCGCCCGCGGGTAAAATAAAAAAAGTCCCAGTCCTGGCCCGCGGGTTTGTTTTTTATGTGATATCCACCTCCTTTCCCATATTCAGGGAATTCTCAATCGCTTCAATCACTTTGGTAACCATTACGCCTTCCTCAGGCGTTATCTTTGGCTTCTCCCCTTTAGCTACGCAATTAAGGAAATACCAGATGGGAATATAAACGAACCCCCATATCTCACCATAGAGCTCTCTCTTATCATTGACGAATGGATAAGCGAACTTCTCGCTCGCTATCTCAATCCCCTGCCTTGTCCCTTCCATTTCCATTTTCCCATTTTTCCCTATAACTTGAAACTTGAAATCAACTATTGAGGGAGCGGAATCGGGAAGTATCCAGGATGATTCCAGAGTGGCAAATCCCTCATCAAAGGAGATTATCGCCTGAATGCAATCATAGGTATCAATGCCCTGGGAGGAGAGAATTCCTTTATGTCCCCTGGCATATACGCTCTTCGGCTTCCGATTGAAATACCAGAGGGTCAAGTCAACTATATGGGGCATAAGGAACCAATGTGGACCGCTCTTTCCGCTCCAGGAGAGCATCTTTAATGGGACATATAGGGAATTGGAGAGGCGGGCGTAAGCCATCAGAGGTTTACCGATTCTTCCATCCTCAATAGCCTTCTTGGCTTCGTTGAAGGGAGGGTTGAAACGATTATGGAAATCAACCATCAAGAAGATGCCTTTTCTTTCCGCTTCCTTAGCCATTTCCTCCGCTTCCCTCGTGGAGGTAGCCATAGGTTTCTCCACCAAAACATTTTTCCCTTTAGAGAGCATCAACATAGCAGGCTCGTAGTGGGCAAAATCCGGGGTGGCAACGCTGACTACCTTAACATTCACATCGTCCGCGATATCCTCCGGCTTCGTTGTCCATTTACAGGAAAACTTTTCTCCTAAAGCCTTAGCCTTCTTTTCATCTATATCGCAGACCCAAAGCAACTCGCTAACAGGATGTTGGCTGTAAGCCTCAGCATGAATGGAGCCGAAGATGCCACAGCCTATTACAGCTGTTCCAACTTTTCCCTTCATTCTTTATCACCTGCCATTAATTTTCTCTTGAGTCTCTCTCTTTCTTCTTTAGGAGGACTGGGGGTAAATGTGGCTTCGCTTATTTTTCTCCAGTAATGTCTTGCCTCACAACTAAGTCCACTCATTGAGACATAGGACTCCTCCTTAAATGTAAACTGTTTTCCCTTCGTCCAATACCAAACATAAAGATATGTTTCATCGGAACTCGTATAGATGATTTGTGATTCCTCTGGCTGACCATATTGCGCTACGACCTCTCCAAGGTCGTTTTTATGGTCCCCGCCACATCCTGTAGGAAGGATGGCGAGGATTGATAGGAAAAGGGAGAGAAATATCGCTTTCTTCAAGTGACGCACCTCCATTTCAATTAACCTCGTCTTAACCCTCTTTCCCAAGGGTAGTCATTTATCAAATTGAAACATTCAACCGCCTGCCCAGCTGCTCCCTTCAT from bacterium includes these protein-coding regions:
- a CDS encoding PqqD family protein translates to MPFFLKKKRPALSKKEALWTLPIRNPYLEWSKNEEGEVVIQIPRRKDWVGRVLSFVFNPPEKKQLVLDKIGTMVWDLADGKHTFEEIVRMIKKEFKLTRREAEVGVAAFLRELGKRKLIVLAVRKEEKNEEKKENTRSR
- a CDS encoding beta-galactosidase gives rise to the protein MKFLYALIASLPLAFSALSPTSPFGMGIYFGNRYSGDEMQKAAKMAKDIGVKWSREEFSWGVIQPEEGKWDYSRYDSAVATAYANGISLFGLLDYCAPWASTAPEGAEKAWFWLPRLEAWKNYVHTTVNRYKDKIKHWEIWNEPNIHVFWQPQPNPRDYFSLLQASYTTIKKVDPSAKVIGICTAGTDLDFIEKVLAEGGGKYMDIISVHPYRWPRSPEETGFLSELRNLKSLLQRYGLDIPIWITEIGWPTHDKGVSEEEQAKMLVRSYIIAIGSKLVEKVFWYDFRDDGTDTSDPEANFGIIKRDFTPKKAYQAYKTMTNLIEGKTPQGKVDLWDDNLWGFSFLKGKAYTLVLWAEKEEGTVNLQTKAKKVKVYDMYGKMKEITPREGKLLLNLSTQPIYVVDLDKIDVGSPPVQFLTSRFRATAGTENEISLLVENLFNKPAQGKVSLVIPEGWKVDPKVKEYKLPAGDYQYLSFKITPPMNARGEYPLKASLQTQDGIKAYATAKIQITQPISLAFKPVLSPTLSPSLELIIRNRTSQNLQGKLSISSSQLAIGEERDISLKPGDNSVSVPIQSKIEYDEPYSIKAALQVEGISFSLERMLTFYPCLKTTKAPVIDGQFSPGEWSDAIPIRLDMFAKKEGDWKGPDDLSATAYFLWDDEQAYFAMRVVDDVFHQPYLGGEIWKGDSIQIGLGLSPLEDIAGVYYAEGGVALTQRGKLLWVYHAPGIPYEGEIQEVNFAVGRQGNEIIYEAAIPYRSLNFPISSGAWIGLDIIVNDSDGQGRKSWMEWGGGLGREKNPRLFWDMIFIEKK
- a CDS encoding dihydroorotase yields the protein MDILIKGGKVIDPSNEFLETADILIKEGKIQAIEKGIEANVPSYDASGKLVLPAFIDLHSHLREPGQEYKEDLTTGALAGVAGGFCALFTMPNTSPPLHSKSQIAYILRKAENLPLHVFPIGALTVDMKGEALTPIGELAEAGVKALSDDGMPIQDSGLLRNALLYAKMFSLTVMLHCEDKSLSEGGVANEGFTATRLGLRGIPKSAEEIGVARAIILSLETGCRVHICHISTKNSLALIRWGKKMGAPITCEVTPHHLVLTEEAVEGYDTRAKCNPPLRTEEDRKALIEGLLDGTIDCIATDHAPHSQEEWDVEFDLAPFGISGLETAFPLLYTKLVEEGGFPLELLVEKLTSAPARIMELNLGSLKIGEEANLTIIGTEPLKVDVKSFYSKGKNNPFDGWTLKGFPLLTICKGKITYERRNVL
- a CDS encoding aspartate carbamoyltransferase catalytic subunit, whose amino-acid sequence is MKHLIGLEHLSKEDIVALVDLGMRYRDWLEGEYRESKQPLSLLKGKRICLLFYEPSTRTRHSFELASRLLGGDVASFSLAVSSVQKGESFKDTLLTLESMGFDLFVIRHSISGACVYATKVLQRARVVNAGDGMHEHPSQTLLDLLTIKQAKGTIENLKIAIIGDILHSRVARSTIFAIKKLNGEIRLCAPPTLLPKDIEKFGVRIFYKIEEAISDVDVIYMLRIQRERQKEQFFPSIEEYSRLFSLTNSLLSLAPRAIVMHPGPVNRGVEIEGTVVDGEKSLILEQVRNGVAVRMAILHSLLGEK
- the pyrR gene encoding bifunctional pyr operon transcriptional regulator/uracil phosphoribosyltransferase PyrR → MFQKRKLIMDEEDIRRCIIRLAHQIVEQNKGVEGIVIIGIKRRGIPLAHRLANFLKEIEGKDVPVGNLDITPYRDDIKEREQIPIGSEIPFSLEGKKVLLVDEVLFTGRTVRAAMDAIIDFGRPSAIQLAVLIDRGHRELPIRADFVGKNIPTSRKETVKVLWKELDGVDAVYIIEEAEK
- a CDS encoding Gfo/Idh/MocA family oxidoreductase, producing MKGKVGTAVIGCGIFGSIHAEAYSQHPVSELLWVCDIDEKKAKALGEKFSCKWTTKPEDIADDVNVKVVSVATPDFAHYEPAMLMLSKGKNVLVEKPMATSTREAEEMAKEAERKGIFLMVDFHNRFNPPFNEAKKAIEDGRIGKPLMAYARLSNSLYVPLKMLSWSGKSGPHWFLMPHIVDLTLWYFNRKPKSVYARGHKGILSSQGIDTYDCIQAIISFDEGFATLESSWILPDSAPSIVDFKFQVIGKNGKMEMEGTRQGIEIASEKFAYPFVNDKRELYGEIWGFVYIPIWYFLNCVAKGEKPKITPEEGVMVTKVIEAIENSLNMGKEVDIT